The following coding sequences lie in one Pogoniulus pusillus isolate bPogPus1 chromosome 29, bPogPus1.pri, whole genome shotgun sequence genomic window:
- the CDK5RAP1 gene encoding mitochondrial tRNA methylthiotransferase CDK5RAP1 encodes MVAKHRDTALVPHSVAAPGRGRPRDGRRVSCSAWPRPPERRRHGTRRRGEGRRQGPLVAAHIAAPVSCAPARSVPQSLPPAAMLPCGGALRAAALLRPAAAAAPRLGAAPRLGAARRASRGPGERPVGPGAALPPGPDLRHFLRGAAAGERQPQRSSYPGAGKVYLETYGCQMNVSDTEIAWTILQGSGYSRTKELGEADVVLLVTCSVREKAEQTVWNRLQHLKALKLRRQQRGSALRIGVLGCMAERLKEKILQKEKLVDIVAGPDAYRDLPRLLALAESGQQAANVLLALDETYADVLPVQTTAGGTTAFVSIMRGCDNLCSYCIVPFTRGRERSRPLASILQEVRMLSEQGVREVTLLGQNVNSYRDVSEVQFRAAAAPGLSRGFSSRGRARAGGLRFAQLLEQVSSVDPELRIRFTSPHPKDFPDEVLQLIRERHNICKQLHLPAQSGSSRVLEAMQRGYTREAYLELVQHVRDSIPGVSLSSDFIAGFCGETEEDHQQSLSLLREVRYNAGFLFAYSMRQKTRAFHRLQDDVPAGVKQRRLQELITVFREEAAKANQAMVGQAQLVLVEGPSKRSASELCGRNDGNIKVIFPAARLEEAAGSEAPFSPQPGDYVLVKVTSASSQTLRGVLLGPATLSHSAACP; translated from the exons ATGGTGGCGAAACACCGCGACACAGCCCTCGTCCCTCATTCCGTCGCTGCTCCGGGGCGGGGGCGTCCCCGGGACGGCCGCAGAGTGTCCTGCTCCGCCTGGCCGCGCCCGCCGGAACGGCGGCGGCACGGAACGCGGCGCCGCGGGGAGGGGAGGCGCCAGGGACCGCTCGTAGCGGCGCACATCGCCGCCCCTGTCAGCTGTGCTCCGGCGCGGTCCGTCCCGCAAAGCCTTCCGCCGGCTGCCATGCTGCCCTGCGGGGGAGCGCTCCGGGCCGCGGCGCTGCTCcgcccggccgccgccgccgccccccgccTCGGGGCCGCTCCGCGCCTCGGGGCCGCCCGCCGAGCCAGCCGCGGCCCGGGCGAGCGGCCGGTGGGGCCCGGGGCCGCGCTGCCGCCGGGGCCGGACCTGCGGCACTTCCTGAGAGGGGCCGCGGCGGGGGAGCGGCAGCCGCAGCGCAGCTCCTACCCCGGGGCCGGCAAAG TCTACCTGGAGACCTACGGCTGCCAGATGAACGTCAGCGACACGGAGATCGCCTGGACCATCCTGCAAGGGAGTGGCTACAGCAGAAcaaaggagctgggggag GCTGATGTGGTTCTCCTGGTCACCTGCTCTGTCAG ggagaaggcagagcagacCGTCTGGAACCgcctgcagcacctcaaggCGCTGAAGCTCCGCAGGCAGCAGCGCGGCTCAGCCCTGCGCATCGGCGTCCTGG GGTGCATGgctgagaggctgaaggagaagaTCCTGCAGAAGGAGAAGCTGGTGGACATCGTGGCAGGGCCTGATGCCTACCGAGACCTCCCCCggctgctggccctggcagAGTCTGGCCAGCAAGCTGCCAACGTCCTGCTGGCCCTGGATGAGACCTATGCAGATGTCCTGCCCGTGCAGACCACTGCAGGGGGCACCACTGCCTTCGT GTCGATCATGAGAGGCTGTGACAACCTCTGCAGCTACTGCATTGTGCCCTTCACCCGCGGGCGTGAGCGCAGCCGGCCCCTGGCCTCCATCCTGCAGGAGGTCAGGATGCTGTCAGAGCag GGCGTgagggaggtgaccctgctgggGCAGAACGTGAACAGCTACCGGGACGTGTCGGAGGTGCAGTTCCGGGCAGCAGCCGCCCCGGGGCTCAGCAGAGGCTTCAGCAGCAGGGGCCGGGCGCGGGCGGGAGGCCTCCGCTTCgcccagctgctggagcaggtctccaGCGTGGACCCCGAGCTGAGGATTCGATTCACATCCCCACACCCCAAGGACTTCCCTGACGAG gtcctgcagctgatcCGGGAGCGCCACAACATCTGCAAGCAGcttcacctccctgcccagagcGGCAGCAGCCGAGTGCTGGAGGCCATGCAGAGGGG GTACACCAGAGAAGCCTACTTGGAGCTGGTGCAGCATGTGCGGGACTCCATCCCGG GGGTGAGCCTAAGCTCTGATTTCATTGCTGGCTTCTGTGGGGAGACAGAAGAAGATcaccagcagagcctgtccctgctgcgGGAAGTCCGCTACAACGCAGGCTTCCTCTTTGCCTACAGCATGAGGCAG AAGACCAGAGCCTTCCACCGGCTGCAGGAcgatgtccctgcaggtgtcaaGCAGCGGCGGCTGCAGGAGCTCATCACAGTCTTCAGAGAGGAGGCTGCCAAGGCAAACCAGGCCATGGTGGGCCAGGCTcagctggtgctggtggagggg cccagcaagCGCTCTGCCTCCGAGCTGTGTGGGCGGAACGACGGCAACATCAAAGTGATCTTCCCTgcggccaggctggaggaggctgccggCTCCGAGGCTCCCTTCAGCCCCCAGCCCGGGGACTATGTGCTGGTGAag GtgacctctgccagctctcagACCCTGAGGGGAGTTCTGCTGGGTCCTGCTACCCTCTCCCACTCTGCAGCTTGTCCCTGA